From a region of the Gossypium raimondii isolate GPD5lz chromosome 10, ASM2569854v1, whole genome shotgun sequence genome:
- the LOC105777282 gene encoding protein FAR1-RELATED SEQUENCE 5, with the protein MASTSNPELNTSRNYRQWLTETFDGHEMLDDELSDSNLDGNGNLINPLDQHFPMTMEHREPYIGMEFESAEDAREFYEMYGRRMGFTIRNNRTRRSLKDNSIIGREFVCSKEGFRAEKYTKKETRVFTSRPATREGCNAMLRIAAKDGGKWVIYGFVKEHNHVLNPSKIPPRRSHRIAFCEDEKDLKIRELSTELHHEKKKSAAYQEQLQMVLNYIEEHTQRLSLKVNLVSNNLRELEYED; encoded by the exons ATGGCTAGCACCTCAAATCCGGAGCTTAACACTAGCCGAAACTATCGACAATGGCTGACCGAAACATTTGATGGCCATGAAATGCTTGATGATGAGTTGTCAGATAGTAATCTGGACGGAAATGGTAATTTGATCAACCCATTGGATCAACATTTTCCTATGACTATGGAACATAGAGAACCATACATTGGTATGGAGTTTGAGTCAGCTGAGGATGCTAGGGAGTTTTATGAGATGTATGGTCGGCGTATGGGATTCACCATTCGGAATAATCGCACTCGTCGATCTCTTAAGGATAATTCGATAATTGGCCGAGAGTTTGTTTGCTCGAAAGAAGGTTTTCGTGCAGAGAAATATACGAAGAAAGAAACCCGAGTTTTCACATCGCGGCCTGCCACAAGAGAGGGATGTAATGCAATGCTGAGGATAGCAGCAAAAGATGGGGGAAAATGGGTTATCTATGGTTTTGTTAAAGAACATAATCATGTACTGAATCCAAGCAAAATACCTCCTCGACGGTCACATCGAATTGCGTTCTGTGAG GATGAAAAGGATCTTAAAATTCGAGAACTGTCCACGGAGCTGCATCATGAGAAAAAGAAATCGGCTGCTTACCAAGAGCAGCTTCAGATGGTTTTAAATTATATCGAAGAGCACACTCAGCGGTTATCCTTAAAAGTTAATTTGGTATCCAACAATCTGAGAGAGCTTGAATATGAAGACTAA